The sequence aaactttaaattaaaaaaatgcatgttttttagaaacaaaaataGCTAGTCTTTATTATAACTAAATagctactttttattttaaaatttttctcTCAAGAAAGTTCTATAATTTGTCCAAATTAAGAAGacgtttactttattttaattgcgtGCGTCCAGAAAACAAATCGCCGACATAAATTCGTATGCACTTAAGTCAACGTGACATGTCTCGTAAAAATCTGGTGATCGTAATACGCAAGTGCGAATGAAAACCCAAACGTTATCATCGCTCTGACATCAAGATAAAATATATCGTACTGTACAGGTCATGCACGTGTTTACCTGAATATCCATGCTtctttgttaattgtttataaacGAGAGACAATCgtttaattttggtttcaaGACACGACCACTTATtagctgccatattttcacaacactgaccgattgaaatatttttttcttgttgcaGCATTCAAGAACTCGGACATATCAAACGATGCAAATTGTGCAGTAAGGGTTAAAAATTGTGGAGGGTTTGGCAAATGGTAAGTTTTGGTTTATAGTGTAATAAGTAAAGAACATTTCCTCCAGGATGTTTATTAGTTCTAATTCCTTGCATGATTCCTATAATAAAAATCTCTTCAAGAAATCAGATATTTTGGATAATGAAAGTCATCTTTATTATTCTAAACCCCGAGCTAAACTAAAACAAATGATCCAATCTACAGCTGCCAGGCATTCTATTCGATTCATGTACACCACATACGCTTTCGATGTATACACACAAGACTGTTTCTGCTTTTCTGTTTCACCCTCGAAATTATAATATCAGTAATATtacattcttttataaattaaataattttttttgaatatctgacattttcaaataaaagtgttattttcaacaGATTTTCTTACAGTCTAAAGCACACATGAAGCTTGAAAATGCGCGTTCACATTCGTGGTATTTTCtctttaatatttacataaaaaattgaCTTAAACGGACTGATTTGTTTATTTAGTATTATGAACcgtattgtttttgaaatatgacCTGCGTAAATAGTGGGTTTAACTGTTATTGCCAAAAATTGAGTGAACCGTGTCGTTTTAACAATATACGTCTGTAACGCGAACTAGCTTATTTCCTGAATTAATGCGTCTGCACGTAAAgtgaacatacatgtactatgaTTTTACTGGATGGCGATATATAGCTCGTTATATCAGAACCGTTACTGTTATTTAGAATATAGTCTCAAACGTGTGATACAATGTAATAGCCTAAGGGAATACGATATCATAAGGGGGCATTCCGCTATATATGAACTGTTAAGAACCATTgctattgatattttgtaatcaAGTGTACAAAGATAATATAATACcctttcatttatttatttgtaatgtgaTATGTTGACTATTGGAGTAAAATCTCAGTGATGCATACAATTTTAATCTTGACGTCTATTTTAGGTATGGTTGGAAAAACCACTGTTCTAATGTCCAGGGTTCAGAATACGACTACAGCTCATGCTAGTTCttgcatttcaaaataaaataaaattcatatgaagactaaaaaatataatggtattttgccaaatattattttcacaaagaattatataaagtttatATCTCCTGTATTTTTATCGCAAGGAACTGACATTTGCACTTGACATCACTGTCTCCTAATTGATATGTTTTAATAGTTCTTTGAACCAACTGAATGTGATGTACGATTTCGTATTGTTGACGGTCTTATCAACAGTTAATATTGTTTCTCTCGTGTATGCAAAACTGGCTAACGAAATATAAGATCACAAAAACTATCCAAAGTAAAATGCTCAACAATGATAACCAAGTTTGACCAAAATTTCTCATTATACTTATGAGAAAATCGGTCAAATTTACTTCTACTGATGCTGTTCTGTAAGGATAACAGGGCAAATACTAGACCTTTCTTTGTTTTGTGcagtaaaaacaatgaaaatacgTCATACCGTATAGTTGGTTATCTAAGGCATCATGATATACCATGAAAAagatgaaacaattcaatttagAAAACTAACGTTCTTATTCATAAAAgatcattttacaaaaataaatatgccATGAAAACATAGGCTACGCTAATCAAAATCCATAAACTTACTACAGACACGATCAAAGCGCACGAATtgtgatatataaacaccataagacgGTGTAAAAGGATCATCATAATCTAAAAACAACcttgaaaatgtacaaaaatgtctTTCGTTCCTCAAAAACTTTGTTTGAGCATATTGTTTTTGTGCTAGTAGACCAACATGTTAATGTTAAGTCCGTATAGtctacaataaaattaattgtgTATACACCGAACGATGGTTAGTACTGACAAAtcgaaattataaaaatgaaatgttacaaaaataacgttttcataaataaaaaggagttatccattcgtttgatgtatttcagcttttgattttgccctttgattagagactttcctttttgaattttcctcgaagttttctattgttgtgattttactttcgtCGCTCTGTGTCAATATCGGAGAAAAGATCAAGATGTCAAGTAAATCTTTTggttttgatagtttttttttaatctcaaaTTCATTCGATGTACGAGATGCATTGGATGAAAGTACtttataaaagaggggcgaaaaataacagaggaacagtcaatctcataaatcgaaaataaaatgacaacgcaatggctaaaaatgaaaaagacaaacagataaacagtCACATAATAGTACACtagaaacaacataaaaaactaaagactaaataAGTATATCTAAATAAGGTaagtaaattaacaaatatgacGAACTcaatggaaaattcaaaacaaaagtcctttatcaaatagcacaatcaaaagctcaaaaacatctAATGAATTGGAAACAACTCTCATCTTTCCGACTTGGTGAAAGTACTAAGCAAGATGGACTCTTGTTTTAGAGAAGGCTCTatatacggggcgccgaatgggactcttgtggttttgtacaaaattcaattctgtcataacaaaatcatttttgtcttacaaaactatgtgctactgctacagacttgttttgtgagaacttcatttttgtagacaaaattcatatttgtcatggctgatatggaaattaaatcacaaaagtcaattgtgtacggtaagattcaattttgtaagacaaaattgacttttgtgaaacaaaattaacttttgtgagacaaaattgacttttgtgagacaaaattgacttttgtgagacaaaattcaattttgtcatttttgttgagacaaaattcaattttgtcatttttgttgagacaaaattcaattttgtcatttttgttgagacaaaattcaattttgtcaattttgttgagacaaaattcaattttgttaattttgttgagacaaaattcaattttgtcaattttgttgagacaaaagtcaattttgtcaattttgttgagacaaaagtcaattttgtgtaacaaaagtaatttttgtgtaacaaaagtcaattttgtgtaacaaaagtcgattttgtatgcaaattagttcacagaaaccaaactaaactaatttaaatacaaaattgacttttgtcgctcaattttcaaattaggtaacaaaagtcaagtctgtgtaacaaaaatgcattttgtcatgacaaaagtgacttttgtccgctgatagataattttgtatgacaaaatttcaaatttgtagtatgatacaaattttgttaaactgaactcttttttgttgaacaaaagtcacttttgtccgtacaaaattgaattttgagtacaaaaccacaagagtcccattcggcgccccgtactatatgcattatatttcatatgagtaaaaacaaatgtcagCAACCAGGGTGCGCACATAATGTAAAatcgactgtctgttgaaatatcaTTTTACCACCTCAAACATATATTGCCGATCAAAATGTCCGATTTATTTGTTGATTATGTCTCTATTCTCGATGCTCACAAAGCCACATTCATTTCTAATTTACTCTAAAACTATATGTCAAATGATATGCAGTTAACTTGCGTACACAACAACATcgcaaaaattttaaatgattttaaagcgCTAATATACCCGCATGATGTTTTGCTTCATTAATTGATAACAGAAAGCTAGTTACACCATTTTTTCCCCTCAtcagtatttcaaaattcaatcaATATATCCTATAGGATAAtggaacaaaattaaaaacaaatcatctaAGATACCAGATTTACCATTCGTTAAAACGTTAGATATTAGACTCAGTGGGGCTGAATCAAACTCATTTTaagatcaaaataaatatttacaccaaAATTGTTAAAACCACATATTCTTAAAAAATCCAACCACATATAACTTAATACTTCATATGagtacaaaacaaatgtcagcGAGAATGGTGAACAATAAATTCATAAAGAAATATCATAAATCGACTATATGTTCCAATACCATATGACCAATCTCGAACATGCATTGTCGGTCAAGATGTCAGGTGTATTTGTTGAATATCTCAGTCGATGTCAAATAGTTcctttctatgtatgttggtgtttgtttttgttgcacttcattGTTcctattattctttatttttcctctTATGGTTGATgtatttccctcagttttagtttgtgtaacccggatttgttttcactCGATCGATTTATAATTTTAGAACACCGatctactgttgccttcatttataatgaaatgtttattttatatccgtacaataaaaaaaatatatatgagcttattttcattcataaaacagTGGCcataattgatataaattgactgtttaaaatgaatttttaaatattgttttttttttttaattaatagtaCGGCCTGATGACTTTGTAATGTATCTGAGATTTGCCATTtgacattaaattaaaagttctaacacaaaaaaaacttaactgtttggagaaatatttgaaaaaaaactttttttagagGCTGAATTTCGTAATAGAAAAAATTCTCGCATTCAATTTAGTATCAGTTAAACTTTTTACACCCTCTGTCCATTCCAACAACATTTGTCAGTACCTAGAACTTATGTTCGTtctgaatatacattgtacgtGAACTGACGctttaaatatgtttacaatgaacgttaattcagaaaaaaaaaggttttgtgTGCAACAATATTAAACtgtaattttctattttcaaaatttggatttttgattttgcataTTTCCTTTTGCTGTCTACTTTTAGATTTAGTGTGATATGGTACAACGTGAACTAATCACACTGCTAGTAGAGAATTCAGTGAATCAAAAATGCAAAGTTCAGAGGGAGTCGCATGAACACCGTCGTAAATCAAAAAGCGAAACTGACGTTCGATTAGACAAGCAGATGATGTTTGCACAGAAACCAAAAGATTTAAGGCTTTACATGGTCAAGCGAACTGTTTACCAATTATTTGTGGTGGAAGAGATTTCAAATGAGTTGTTACTGCactaacaaaattttaatgttaaagtcCTAGATTTCAAGAATGAACACTTATTATTGTATAATTTCGGCATACAGTGAACATgtatcaatctaaaatgtcaagGTAAAAAATCTATAAATGGCTTATATCCGTATAACTATCCACGCGATCAGTCGCGTACAATATGTTTAACGGGAATGTGTTTCCTCGTGACTTCCTTGTTTTCCCGTTGTCTTCCCACATTCTCAGATATTGGACAAGTAACTACGTTTATAAAATGATGTTATATAaaagacatatatatttgacctataatggtgtatttttataaattatgactttgatagagagttgtctcattggcactcataccacatcttcttatatctatatatgatttCAGAATAAAAGTGtccatacaataaatataacataaaggGCGGCTTGTCTACTTGTTGCATAACTAAGGTTCCATATCTGCAAGCCAAAATATCAGCGTCTGCACATTTTTAATCCTAAGCGGCAGACTGACCGAACAAGAATAAATTACATTGCCGGTGGTCTCGGGAAAAAGAGTTACGAAACTATAAATAATACTAACACACACCTATTTCccaaataaatagaaataaatacaaggcaatagtagtatatcgttgttcgaaagtcataaatcgattaagaaataacaaatctgggttacaaactaaaactgagggaaaagcatcaaatataaatggaaaacaacgaaacaacagaaacacttaagtgcaacaaaaaaccaaCTGATTTTGTGACTAGCCAAACTTTCTCTTTTTATGGCAAAgtaaaatataacactaaaattacaaaacaacaacaggactaaaatacaaataaatggaagaACATACAGGACAGAGAAATGCACAAATAacaatacaatagaacaatacGACATGCTTATAGTTATTGAAGGTATCAGGCTTATAATAAATACGCCAGTCACGTGTTGTGTCTACataacactcatcagtgacgctcatgtcaaactagtaaaaaaaacttaataaagatgaagagcattgatgacccaaaattcaaaaaagttgagCAAAGTACGGTTTCGGTTatttgcctgggataagaaaatccttcgTATTTAGAATAATACATACTTtttcaaacagtaaatttataaaaatgaccatataattgatatacatACTATTTACAGAATAAAAACGGACACGTGAACCAACCTATGTCAGCACATAAACAGTACAGCCGAACCACACATTGTATGTCACCCTACTACATAGACGACCAAATGCGACTCacagataaaaagtaaaatcacaataatactgAAACCCGCGAaatatttaaaacggaaagtccttaatcaaacggcaaaatcaaatgataaaacacatcaaacgaatggacaacaagcGTCACAACCCTGACATGGTGtaggtattttcaaatgtagaaattggtaaatttctttaaaaaaaaaataaaaaaataatatataattaaagatTAGTAATAATGATACTCGATGTATTtaacaataatgaaaataataatactattaatataaaattgtgttaGTAATTATATAATTAGTTGTAATATCTAGCTACGTCGGGTTTTCTTCTAAATCAAACTGTAAACCAAATACATCGTGTAAGTTTAGTTGCTCCAAACTAAAATCTTGTAAATGAACTTGGCGGTAAACAAGTAAACACATCGTTAAATATGCACACACAATTTATGTGTTCTTGAAGCATGTCTCGatttgaaatgacaaacaaaGCTTTAAAAGTTTCTCGCGATCATTCTATTGGTTTTAACTTTATTTGcttgtttattgttatttctaTTTGAATGAATCAACAGGATGTagatgtttatcaaaatttaaaaaaaaagtagcaaATGTGACTAAGCAACATTGAGTCATATCAGAGAGAAATGCAAAACAAATAGTGAAaagttttgatttattattaatGGTCATCACACTGGATgcatttacagaaaataaataatgacagttttaattttttttttcaaaattaatataaatagaacatgAAGTGTTTTGCGTATATTTGTTTTAGTACCTCTCTCTGTCGATCTATTTAAACCTTTTCCCTTGACCTCAAACAATCAAGTTGTAACTACAATGCTGTGTACGTGGTTGGAGctcggtatttttttttattttttttttatggaaatctACTGCCGGATATAATTTTAGTATATATAGTCAGGAAGAAATCTTTGCTTTTATACTTAAAGAATCTTAAAGGTAAgctaaatgttttcattttcagattatttttttctataaaaactCGTTTGAGATAAATTTTCTAACTAAAGAGTGtcatttatttcagatgtgCAACTATCATGGCTTAATATCATAAGGACAAATATACATATTGACTGCTTCTATCATGgcttaatatttaaaacaaaatttacaaattgactGCATTCATCGTGTTAAATTAATGCATACAAATACATTTCGTTTACCAATTTTATGTTCTTAGGAAACAAGATTCGGTTATATGACGCTGCCTTAATGCAacttaaaaaagattgaaagtATCatcatataattgttttttttcttagtaccattttgacaaaataaataaaaaagcaacattttgtttttgaaagtttttttgtaGCAACGAATAAAAATCTAGGGTTAATttactacaattttttttaataccccTTTTTGTAGTCTGAGGTCAGTGAATTCAAGATGCATTGTTCGTTTCCAATCTTACTTGTCTTGGCACTGGTTGGGTATTCCTATGGAGCTACCAAAACGAAGTGCCAAGTTGTACAAGCACTACGCAATCAGAATGTACCAGACAGTGATCTTAGAGACTGTGAGTATGATGAGCTGTTAACAGTCATTGCAGATCTTATTTCAATTCAtcggttttgaaaattttgcaaCCATAAATTATGTTTGGAAACACAACGATTTtcacaatattaaaaatatgtttcctTATTCATTGCAATTTCAcgaatttttgaaataagaagtaaagtaacaaaaaaaaattcaatggataattcaaaacagaatccttatcaaatagcaaaatcaaaagctcaaacacatcaaatgcaTTGAAAAACAACTGCTATACTCCTAACTTGGTATAGTAATTTACTTATGTAGATAATGGGGGATTTAACCTAGTCGGTTATAGGTTGATAATATATATCGATATTGTAATGCAttgagattataaaaaaattatgacaatTTGGAATAATTTTGTGATTAACCTATCtcataaaaaaagaaccaaTACAGTTTCTTCCTGTCTGAGAACGATTTTCAGAACACGAAAtgatatatttcttatttacTGCAATTTGTTCTAAGTTTCTGATTTTGATATATAGGCCGCAACAGAATTTAAGAATATTTGCTCTTGGAAGGATTTAGAATGAAAAAGTGAAGACaaaatgctataaaaaaaaaatctacgctAAATCATGACTAAGAGTGTATCTTtccaaaatttataataatatatgcaatcattggcactcacaccacatcttcctatatcaatcTAAATAAtctaaacaatatattttcagTTTGAGCCACTAGTTTCTAGAAgacaattaaaacatatttaaacattcAATTTGTCTGTCAGTGTGTTATTTGACTGGTTCAACCCAAATTACATTGTGTGTATTACCgagtagatataagaagatgttgtatgatgtgatgactctctatccaagtcacagtttataaaagtaaactattataggtcaaaatacggtcttccaCATGGAGCCTTTGCTTACGCCAAACAGCAAGCATATTTTTGGGCTAATTTATTTTTCGATGATTTTTGTATGTCTGTTTTATTCGAAGGATAAGGATATTAATACCTGTTGCAGTCTACTGTACTGAcaaaatttttttataatttcgtTCAGGGCTGTGTTTAGTAAAACACGAAAGTAACTACAGATACGACGTAGTAGGTACAAATTCTAATGGTTCGAAAGATTATGGTATATTCCAGATGAACAGTAACTACTTTTGCGGAAGGCCAAGTGGCACTAGCTCCTCCACGTGTTGGAGAGTTAATACCTACGGCTGTGCCGACTCTTGCACCTGTAAGTACACCTTGATTTCTGCAATATATATAATCTATGGAAACTATccaattattattgttattccCATCAGAAattcatgaagaaaaaaataatgtgcgGCCTTAATCATATTTTGTGTGAAAACATATCTAGTAGAATTGATATCGAATTTAGGAACTTTAATAACCATATCAGTTTGTTGTAATTACCAAAGCGTTTTTGTAGATTGATAGTTGATTACACCTTCTATTTATAGATATCtcttaaatattcaatttggtATGTACAGGGGGGGGTGGGGGTTCACagatgaaaacaaacattttaggATGCATGTAAagtatttattcattcattaatTTGTTCATGTGTTATAACTTGACGTGGTCTTGAATATGACTGTATGTCATTAAAATATATGACTTGCTTGTATCTATGTATCGTTTTAAAACTCGAAACATGTTTTTTGGTTTTCTCGTTGCAGCATTCACTAACTCGGACATATCAAACGATGCAAATTGTGCTGTTAGAGTTAAAAATTGTGGGGGATTTGGCAAATGGTAAGTTTGTATATAATTTACTTTGGAGTGGATATAAAACTGTGTACATAACTTTACATATAGTGAtcctgatatgaaaaatatatacgacCTGTTCGTGAAATTGGATCTATTCAATATCTAAAATTACATGCATCAcgatttatatttgtattcgTATTTTGTCTTTATTCGTTATTATAACGTACtagttttcaatttcattttaatcaaaCATATTCAACTTGTATTTGTTATCA is a genomic window of Mytilus trossulus isolate FHL-02 chromosome 1, PNRI_Mtr1.1.1.hap1, whole genome shotgun sequence containing:
- the LOC134684230 gene encoding lysozyme-like; this encodes MHCSFPILLVLALVGYSYGATKTKCQVVQALRNQNVPDSDLRDWLCLVKHESNYRYDVVGTNSNGSKDYGIFQMNSNYFCGRPSGTSSSTCWRVNTYGCADSCTSFTNSDISNDANCAVRVKNCGGFGKWYGWRYHCSNVQGPEYDYSTC